CCCGCCCTTGACGGGACCGTCGACGCGCGTTTGCCACAGCACGCGGCCGTTCGCGTCGAGTGCCGTGACGATCGGCGCCACCGCGCTTCCTATGTAGATGCGCCCGCCGTAGATCGCGGGAATGGCGGCCTCGTTGTACCTCGGCACGCGGCCGACGACCGACGCGAGCCTCGTGTCCCACAGCATTCTGCCCGTGCGTCTGTCCAGCGCGTAGACGTGCTCGCGCGCGCGCGCGCCCTCGGTGACGATGAGGCCGCGCGGGCCGGGCGCAACCGGCTCCAAGTACATTCCGACGAGCGCAACCGGGGTGAGCGCGAGCGGATCGGCACCGATCGCACCGTCGAGGTCGCTGAAGCGATGCTTCCACGCCGGTGCGCCGTCGCGCGCGCGCAGCGCGTAGACGGCATTCTCGAGACGTCCCGACAGATAGATCCGCCCGTCTTCTCCGTCGACGACGCTCGACATCGCGAAGGCGCTCGGCAGACGGCGATGCCAGCGATACGCGCCGGTGTGCGCGTCGACGGCGAGCACGGTTCCTGCACCGTCGGCGGCGACGATCGTGCCGCCGATGATTGCCTGGGAAGGCATGCCCGTCCCGTCGAGTCCGCTCCACCACGCTTCGATGCCGGTCGCCGCGTCGATTGCCTCCAACTTGTTCATGCCTTCGCCAATCACGACGAAGTGCGGCGGATCGTAGACCATGTCGCCGTTGTTCCCGGTGCCGACGTAGACGAGCCCGTTTGCATACGCGGGCTGCGACATGACCTCGTTCTCCGCACGGTAGCGCCAGCGCAGCGATCCCGTCACGCCGTCGATCGCATAGAGGTGATGGTCGTTGGCCGAGACGAGAATCGTCGTTCCCATCACCGTCGGCGACGACGAGATCCCGCCGCTTTGGAAACGCCACGCGAACGTACGCGGTAGATCGTCGCTCACGACGACGACGTTGAGCCCGCCGCCGAGGCGAAAACTCCGCCACGCGGTCTCGCGGTCGGCGCGGAAGACCGTGACCAGCGGATCGTGGGTCGCGACGCCGCGCTCCACCGACGCGTCGTGCGGCGAACATGCCGCGACGAGGCAGGCCGACGCGAGCAACCCAATGAGAAACGCAGACGCGCGCGCGTTATGGAACGCCAACGTTAGCGCAGTTCCGGCGGGCGAGCGGGCGGCACCTCCCCGACCCACGGCTCGCCGTACGAGTCGTACCCCGCATAGCGAACGCCGGCGAGGTAGAGACCGCGGGCGGGGGCGGTGATGCCCGCAGCTCTGCGCTCTCGGGCCGCCAGTACGGCGAGCAGGCTCGCCGGGTCGCGGCGCCCATCGCCGCACTCGACGAGCGTGCCGACCATCGCGCGCACCATATGATGAAGAAACCCATCTGCGCTCACCTGCAGCCGCACGAGCTCGCCACGGCGATCGAGCGCGCACTCGGAGAGCCTGCGTACCGTGCGGCCGTTCTCCGGCAGCGCGCAGAACGAGCGGAAATCGTGCTCGCCGGCTAGATGCGCCGCAGCCGCAATCATCGCGTCGAGGTCTAGCGCGCGCCGGACATGCCACGCGTAGCGGGCCAGCAAGGGCGAGGGCGCGGCGCGATTCAGAATCGCGTAGACGTACGTGCGCTCTAACGCGCAGCGGCGCGCCGAAAAATCGTCGCCGGCTTCGGCAACGTCGCGCACCGCAAGGTCGTCGTCGAGCACGGCGTTGAGCGCGACGGCGAGCCGCTCGGCCGGAAACGCACCCGGAGTGCGAAACGAGACCACTTGCCCCGTTGCATGCACGCCGGCGTCGGTGCGCCCAGCCCCCGTTACGGCGATGCGCTCGCCAAAGATCTTGGCGAGCGCATCCTCCAGAACGCCGGCGACGGTGCGAACCGACGCCTGTCGCTGAAAACCGTGGAACTCCGTACCGTCGTATTCGACGGTGCAGCGCAGCGCGGTCAGACGCCCACGCGAACGGGAACCTCGCGCTTTTCGTCGAGGTCGAGAAGATCCGGCCAGGTCATGACGTCCTCGCGGTCGGGTGCGACGCGATTGCGCACCGTGAGGAATCCTTCCAAGGAGCGTCCCTCGGGGCGATGGCTCAGCCAGTCGCGATTCCAACGCTCGATCTCGGCGGGCGATTTCTTGCGCACGATTGGCGCGAGCCGCTCTTCGATTTCGCGATCGCCCTTTGCGGTGCGCACGACGTCGAGCAACTCCTCACCCGTGACGCCGAGGAACTCGAAGAGTCCTTGGTCCATCGGGCAATCGTAATTGTATTCGCCGACGTTCCCGTGTACGACGGCTTTGGCTTTGTCAATCGTGCGCGGAAGCTGGACGAGGCCCAGCATCTCCTCGTGCACGCTGCGGGGGTATTCTTTTGTTAGATCCATACTGCCGGGAACACGCTCACCCGTGCTGGCGTTGCAGCGGGAAGAGAATGACGTCGCGCACCGAGACGTTGTTCGTGAGCAACATCACGAGCCGGTCGACGCCGATGCCGATGCCGGCGGTCGGCGGCATGCCGTACTCGAGCGCCCGCACGAAGTCCCAATCGGGCTCGGGAATCTCTTGGTCGCCCGCAGCACGCTGTGCGGCCTGCGCCTCGAAGCGGGCTCGCTGATCGTCGGGATCGTTCAGCTCCGTGAAGGCATTGCTGATCTCCATGCCCGCGCAGAACAGCTCGTAGCGATCGACGAGCTCGCGATCGCCTGCTTTGCGCTTGGCGAGCGGCGAGATCACCGCCGGATAGTCCATCACGAAGGTGGGCTGCACCAAGTTGTCTTGCACAACCCGGTCGAAGATCTTGTCGAGCGCGTGGCCGTGCGCCGGAGACGGCGGCAGGCCCAGTTCCTCGAGCGCGGCTGCCGCGCCCTTTGCGTCGAGCAGGCGCTCCTGCGTCAGCTTCCCGTCGCTGTACTGCGCGAGCGCGTCGAAATAGCCGATGCGCGCGAAAGGTCGCGCGAACGACAGCGTGCGGTCGCCCAACTTCAGCTCGCTCGCACCGCCGGAGACGACCTCGACGAGCCGCGCGAGGAGCGCTTCGTTGAACTCCAGCATGTCGTGCACGTTCCAGTACGCGGCATACAGCTCGAGCATCGTGAACTCCGGGTTGTGCGTCGTGTCGATGCCTTCGTTGCGAAAGATGCGCCCGATCTCGTAGACGCGATCGATGCCGCCGACGATCAGGCGCTTCAAGTTCAGCTCTGTTGCGATGCGCAGCTGCATCGTTTGGTCGAGCGCGTTGACGTGCGTCAGGAAGGGCCTCGCCGCCGCACCGCCGGCGACGTGCAAGAGCGTCGGCGTCTCGACTTCGAAGAAGTCCTGCGCGTCGATGAAGCGGCGCATCTCCGAAAGGATGCGGCTGCGCTGCAGAAACGATTCCCGAACCTCCGGATTGACGATGAGGTCGACGTAGCGCTGGCGATAGCGTTTCTCGACGTCCTGCAAGCCATGCCATTTGTCGGGAAGGGGCTGCAGCGATTTTCCCAGCACGGTCGCGGACGTCACGCGCAGGGTCAGCTCGCCCATCTTCGAGCGAAACATGTACCCGCGCACGCCGACGAGGTCGCCTCGTTCGAGATCATCCCAATCGGCGAAGCCCTGCTCGCCGACGTCGTCCTTCTTTATATAGAGCTGCACCCGGCCAGCGGAATCTTGAAGATCCGCGAAGATGCTCTTGCCCATCGTGCGCTTTCCGAGCAGACGTCCCGCGAGGCTCCAGCCCTCCGCTGCGGCGTCTTGCCCGTTCTCCAAAAACCCGTAGCGCGCCGTCAGCTCGGCAGCGGTTGCATCGACGGGATAGCGCGTTTGTGCGAACGGGTCGCCGCTGCGCGCGCGCAACCGCTCGAGGTGCTCTCGCCTCGCAGCGACGAGCGCAGCCTCGGTCTTGCCTACGCCACCAGAGTCCAAGCTACTTCCCCTTTCGAGAACGCATCCTCGAAGCGTGGAAGAACGTCCGAGCGCGGGTTGAGGTTCGTCCGATTGAGGAACGTCGGACCGAGGAGCGGAGACAGGACGTCGGGAGCGACGAGGCCGACGAGCAGGAGCGAGTCACGGACGACGAGCGACGAGCGGTTCCGAGATTGGACGAACCTCACCCCGAGCTCTTCGACGTGGGCGCCACGCTCAGGACGCCTTCTTTATCTTTTTCGCCCCGTTGGTCTTGATCTGCTCGATGCGGTACTTGACGATTCCGCGCGGCGTGGTGACGTCGATCGTCTCGCCCTTCTTGTGCCCCATGAGCGCGCCGCCGAGCGGCGATTCGTTGGAGATGCGCTGCTTGGGCGGATCGGCTTCCGCCGAACCGACGATCGTGAACTCGTACGTATCGTCGCTCTTGACGTCCTTGACCTTGACCACCGCGCCGAGATGCACTTCCCCGGCGGCGTACTCCGTCTCTTCGATCAGGCGCGCGTTGCGAATCATCGATTCGATGCGCAAGATGCGGCCTTCGATGAAGGCTTGCTCCTGTTTTGCATCTTCGTACTCCGCGTTTTCGCTCAGGTCGCCGTACTCTTTGGCCTGACGAATGCGGTCGTTGACCTCGCGGCGATGCACGCTCTTCAACTCGTCGAGCTCCAGCTGGAGCTTCGTGAGGCCCTCGGCGGTCAAGATGATCTCTTTGTCGTTCAAGTGCAACACCTCAGGGTGGGGCCTCGCACCATGCGAAAGCCCCAAAAGTCGACGCGCCCGCCCGGGCGCTGGCGCCGTTTGTTCTGGAGGCCCATTTCTTACCCTGCCTCGGCCGCCGGACGGCCCCGCCAGAGGGCGAAAATTAGGCCTGACAGCACCCCCACGAGCGCGTACGAGCGCAGCTGCGCGCTCTCGGTCACCACCGACAAGCCGAGGACCGCCAAGAGCAGGCTCGCGCCGGCCAGTGGAACGACGACGCCGGCGAGGAGCGCTCCGCGAACCCTGAGGAAACGGCGCACGCAAGCGAGCGCGCTCACCCCGAAGAGAAGTCCGAGAAAGAGCGCGCTGCCGTCGAGCACGAGCGTCAGCTGGTCCGCTGCCGACGACGAAAAGCCGGTAAGGAGCTCGAAGAGCGTCGCCACCGCGGCGACCGCCACGAGCGCCCAGCGAGGCTCGTTGCGGTCGTCCAAGCCGCCGAAGGCGCGCGCGAGCACTCCGTCGCGCCCCATCGCGTACACCGAGCGCGATAGGTAGAGAATCGTCGTCCACAGCGCCGAGAGCGACGAGGTCAGCACCGTCACGACGATTGCGACGCGCCACGCTTCGCCGCCGAGACGATCGCCGACGTACGCGAGCGCGTCGGTTTGATGTGCGGCGAGACCGGCAACGCCGCCCGCGTGCAGATACGCCACCATGCACAAGCCGAGGACGGCGGCGGTAACGAGCAGGCCCGTGATGCCGCCGCGCCCGGATGCCCTTGCGTCGCCGGCGACTTCTTCGCTCGTCGCAGCGGAGAGCTCCCATCCGTCGACCATCCACACCGCGAGCGTCATCGCGGCGA
The Candidatus Dormiibacterota bacterium DNA segment above includes these coding regions:
- a CDS encoding PQQ-binding-like beta-propeller repeat protein; this translates as MAFHNARASAFLIGLLASACLVAACSPHDASVERGVATHDPLVTVFRADRETAWRSFRLGGGLNVVVVSDDLPRTFAWRFQSGGISSSPTVMGTTILVSANDHHLYAIDGVTGSLRWRYRAENEVMSQPAYANGLVYVGTGNNGDMVYDPPHFVVIGEGMNKLEAIDAATGIEAWWSGLDGTGMPSQAIIGGTIVAADGAGTVLAVDAHTGAYRWHRRLPSAFAMSSVVDGEDGRIYLSGRLENAVYALRARDGAPAWKHRFSDLDGAIGADPLALTPVALVGMYLEPVAPGPRGLIVTEGARAREHVYALDRRTGRMLWDTRLASVVGRVPRYNEAAIPAIYGGRIYIGSAVAPIVTALDANGRVLWQTRVDGPVKGGICARDGILYLGDLGGHLWALDARTGRVVGSTATDMQFNTGSPIVVNDSLVIGGRSDVVALPLSAIRDSRQVAGITRLTLWERIGRSLGRIVPQRDPHLEKSYARH
- the truA gene encoding tRNA pseudouridine(38-40) synthase TruA yields the protein MPHGAQSRRTRPRGRHDLAGSSRPRRKARGSRSRGRLTALRCTVEYDGTEFHGFQRQASVRTVAGVLEDALAKIFGERIAVTGAGRTDAGVHATGQVVSFRTPGAFPAERLAVALNAVLDDDLAVRDVAEAGDDFSARRCALERTYVYAILNRAAPSPLLARYAWHVRRALDLDAMIAAAAHLAGEHDFRSFCALPENGRTVRRLSECALDRRGELVRLQVSADGFLHHMVRAMVGTLVECGDGRRDPASLLAVLAARERRAAGITAPARGLYLAGVRYAGYDSYGEPWVGEVPPARPPELR
- a CDS encoding DUF5069 domain-containing protein, producing the protein MDLTKEYPRSVHEEMLGLVQLPRTIDKAKAVVHGNVGEYNYDCPMDQGLFEFLGVTGEELLDVVRTAKGDREIEERLAPIVRKKSPAEIERWNRDWLSHRPEGRSLEGFLTVRNRVAPDREDVMTWPDLLDLDEKREVPVRVGV
- the lysS gene encoding lysine--tRNA ligase, coding for MDSGGVGKTEAALVAARREHLERLRARSGDPFAQTRYPVDATAAELTARYGFLENGQDAAAEGWSLAGRLLGKRTMGKSIFADLQDSAGRVQLYIKKDDVGEQGFADWDDLERGDLVGVRGYMFRSKMGELTLRVTSATVLGKSLQPLPDKWHGLQDVEKRYRQRYVDLIVNPEVRESFLQRSRILSEMRRFIDAQDFFEVETPTLLHVAGGAAARPFLTHVNALDQTMQLRIATELNLKRLIVGGIDRVYEIGRIFRNEGIDTTHNPEFTMLELYAAYWNVHDMLEFNEALLARLVEVVSGGASELKLGDRTLSFARPFARIGYFDALAQYSDGKLTQERLLDAKGAAAALEELGLPPSPAHGHALDKIFDRVVQDNLVQPTFVMDYPAVISPLAKRKAGDRELVDRYELFCAGMEISNAFTELNDPDDQRARFEAQAAQRAAGDQEIPEPDWDFVRALEYGMPPTAGIGIGVDRLVMLLTNNVSVRDVILFPLQRQHG
- the greA gene encoding transcription elongation factor GreA: MNDKEIILTAEGLTKLQLELDELKSVHRREVNDRIRQAKEYGDLSENAEYEDAKQEQAFIEGRILRIESMIRNARLIEETEYAAGEVHLGAVVKVKDVKSDDTYEFTIVGSAEADPPKQRISNESPLGGALMGHKKGETIDVTTPRGIVKYRIEQIKTNGAKKIKKAS
- a CDS encoding APC family permease — its product is MTSTKPRRLPRVLGFFDVSVLSSASMGPAYSLAATTGPMVAAAGAAAPLALGAMTAIMLCIAVSYAMLSRVAPNAGSAYSWVRESFGPYAGAYAAWLLLLSNFFATLATAVPVGFYTLALVAPAHEADPRWSAVVGAIWIAGSAILLYAGIRPTAAVTLVALLVEMAVLAASAIASSFLPPPHAAAAHASAVPVTFAGVLAAMTLAVWMVDGWELSAATSEEVAGDARASGRGGITGLLVTAAVLGLCMVAYLHAGGVAGLAAHQTDALAYVGDRLGGEAWRVAIVVTVLTSSLSALWTTILYLSRSVYAMGRDGVLARAFGGLDDRNEPRWALVAVAAVATLFELLTGFSSSAADQLTLVLDGSALFLGLLFGVSALACVRRFLRVRGALLAGVVVPLAGASLLLAVLGLSVVTESAQLRSYALVGVLSGLIFALWRGRPAAEAG